A region from the Drosophila ananassae strain 14024-0371.13 chromosome 2L, ASM1763931v2, whole genome shotgun sequence genome encodes:
- the LOC6503390 gene encoding dihydropyrimidinase isoform X3 yields MSTSPKPVKKVPIHLQSAQNRVYIKNGEIVNHDKSFKADVYIEDGIIKFVGPSSEITIPGGVRTIDASGLMIIPGGIDPHTHMQLPFGGAVAVDDFYHGTKAAVAGGTTMIIDFVLPNKHESMIEAYDKWRSWADPKVCCDYGLHVGITWWSKSVSEELGILCKELGVNSFKTFMAYKNLYQLNDSDLLDVFERIRGLNGVAMVHAENGDIIAKNTQRLLAEGITGPEGHELSRPEEVEAEAVHRACVLAHQAACPLYVVHVMSKSAGIELARARHRYRGRYIMGETLAAALGTDATCCQHLGFDHEAAHVLSPPLRPDKTTPEFLMKLLAK; encoded by the exons ATGTCGACTAGCCCGAAACCGGTTAAGAAGGTGCCGATTCATTTGCAGAGCGCCCAGAATCGTGTCTACATTAAAAATG GTGAGATTGTCAATCATGACAAATCCTTCAAAGCGGACGTTTACATCGAAGACGGAATCATCAA GTTTGTGGGTCCATCCTCCGAAATCACGATTCCCGGAGGAGTTCGCACCATCGATGCCAGTGGTCTGATGATCATTCCGGGTGGAATCGATCCCCATACCCACATGCAACTGCCCTTCGGTGGAGCTGTTGCCGTCGATGATTTCTATCATGGAACCAAAGCTGCCGTTGCTGGTGGCACTACCATGATAA TCGATTTTGTGCTGCCCAACAAACATGAGTCGATGATCGAGGCCTACGACAAGTGGCGCAGCTGGGCAGATCCCAAG GTCTGCTGCGACTATGGACTGCATGTGGGCATCACCTGGTGGTCCAAATCGGTGTCTGAGGAGCTTGGTATTTTGTGCAAAGAGCTGGGAGTCAACTCTTTCAAAACATTCATGGCCTACAAGAACCTATACCAG CTAAATGACTCAGATCTCTTGGATGTATTCGAGCGGATTAGAGGGTTAAACGGAGTAGCTATG GTCCATGCCGAAAATGGAGATATCATTGCCAAGAACACGCAACGCCTGCTGGCGGAGGGAATCACAGGACCGGAGGGCCATGAGCTCTCCAGGCCCGAGGAGGTCGAGGCCGAGGCAGTGCACCGCGCATGCGTCCTAGCCCACCAG GCCGCTTGTCCCCTGTATGTGGTCCATGTGATGAGCAAGTCGGCGGGCATCGAGCTGGCCAGGGCCCGGCATCGTTATCGGGGGCGTTATATAATGGGTGAGACACTGGCCGCGGCGCTGGGCACGGATGCGACCTGCTGCCAGCACCTGGGCTTCGATCACGAGGCAGCGCACGTGCTCAGCCCGCCCCTGCGTCCCGACAAGACGACCCCCGAGTTTCTGATGAAGCTGTTGGCGAA ATGA
- the LOC6503390 gene encoding dihydropyrimidinase isoform X1: MSTSPKPVKKVPIHLQSAQNRVYIKNGEIVNHDKSFKADVYIEDGIIKFVGPSSEITIPGGVRTIDASGLMIIPGGIDPHTHMQLPFGGAVAVDDFYHGTKAAVAGGTTMIIDFVLPNKHESMIEAYDKWRSWADPKVCCDYGLHVGITWWSKSVSEELGILCKELGVNSFKTFMAYKNLYQLNDSDLLDVFERIRGLNGVAMVHAENGDIIAKNTQRLLAEGITGPEGHELSRPEEVEAEAVHRACVLAHQAACPLYVVHVMSKSAGIELARARHRYRGRYIMGETLAAALGTDATCCQHLGFDHEAAHVLSPPLRPDKTTPEFLMKLLANDDLQLTGSDNCTFNKEHKALGKGDFTKIPNGVNGVEDRMSLVWEKGVHAGLLDPCRFVAVTSTNAAKIFNIYPQKGRIAVGSDADIVIWNPNATRTISKDTHHHACDFNIFEGMTVHGVCEFVLVRGRICAERGNVRVAEGFGRFIPTPVRPPFVYDIIEGKVQASSEEQQEHQERQNGNVAKRFAELDIQIPVQEPLSAMLAGNLPMPAEGSLCSTPSVRGRVDGKRDLQESSFSISEELDKSGVRACIKVKNPPGGKSSGFW; encoded by the exons ATGTCGACTAGCCCGAAACCGGTTAAGAAGGTGCCGATTCATTTGCAGAGCGCCCAGAATCGTGTCTACATTAAAAATG GTGAGATTGTCAATCATGACAAATCCTTCAAAGCGGACGTTTACATCGAAGACGGAATCATCAA GTTTGTGGGTCCATCCTCCGAAATCACGATTCCCGGAGGAGTTCGCACCATCGATGCCAGTGGTCTGATGATCATTCCGGGTGGAATCGATCCCCATACCCACATGCAACTGCCCTTCGGTGGAGCTGTTGCCGTCGATGATTTCTATCATGGAACCAAAGCTGCCGTTGCTGGTGGCACTACCATGATAA TCGATTTTGTGCTGCCCAACAAACATGAGTCGATGATCGAGGCCTACGACAAGTGGCGCAGCTGGGCAGATCCCAAG GTCTGCTGCGACTATGGACTGCATGTGGGCATCACCTGGTGGTCCAAATCGGTGTCTGAGGAGCTTGGTATTTTGTGCAAAGAGCTGGGAGTCAACTCTTTCAAAACATTCATGGCCTACAAGAACCTATACCAG CTAAATGACTCAGATCTCTTGGATGTATTCGAGCGGATTAGAGGGTTAAACGGAGTAGCTATG GTCCATGCCGAAAATGGAGATATCATTGCCAAGAACACGCAACGCCTGCTGGCGGAGGGAATCACAGGACCGGAGGGCCATGAGCTCTCCAGGCCCGAGGAGGTCGAGGCCGAGGCAGTGCACCGCGCATGCGTCCTAGCCCACCAG GCCGCTTGTCCCCTGTATGTGGTCCATGTGATGAGCAAGTCGGCGGGCATCGAGCTGGCCAGGGCCCGGCATCGTTATCGGGGGCGTTATATAATGGGTGAGACACTGGCCGCGGCGCTGGGCACGGATGCGACCTGCTGCCAGCACCTGGGCTTCGATCACGAGGCAGCGCACGTGCTCAGCCCGCCCCTGCGTCCCGACAAGACGACCCCCGAGTTTCTGATGAAGCTGTTGGCGAA CGATGACCTGCAGCTGACTGGCAGCGATAACTGCACCTTCAACAAGGAACACAAAGCTTTGGGCAAAGGTGACTTCACCAAGATCCCGAACGGAGTCAATGGTGTGGAGGATCGTATGTCCCTGGTGTGGGAGAAGGGCGTCCATGCCGGGCTCCTGGACCCCTGCCGTTTTGTGGCTGTGACCAGCACGAATGCAGCCAAGATCTTCAACATCTATCCCCAGAAAGGACGCATCG CCGTCGGATCTGATGCGGATATTGTTATCTGGAACCCGAATGCCACACGAACGATTTCAAAGGACACCCACCACCATGCCTGTGACTTCAACATCTTCGAGGGCATGACTGTGCACGGAGTTTGCGAGTTCGTCCTGGTGCGCGGACGCATCTGCGCCGAGCGCGGCAACGTACGGGTGGCGGAGGGCTTCGGAAGGTTCATTCCGACCCCGGTCCGACCTCCATTCGTCTATGACATCATCGAGGGCAAGGTTCAGGCCTCCTCAGAGGAACAGCAGGAGCACCAGGAGCGACAGAACGGAAATGTGGCGAAGCGATTTGCGGAGCTGGACATTCAGATCCCAGTGCAGGAGCCCTTAAGCGCCATGTTGGCTGGCAACCTGCCCATGCCGGCGGAAGGCTCTCTATGCAGCACGCCCTCCGTTCGCGGACGTGTCGACGGAAAGCGTGACTTGCAAGAGTCCTCATTCTCCATAAGCG AGGAGCTTGATAAGTCTGGAGTTCGGGCATGCATTAAGGTAAAGAACCCACCTGGCGGAAAGTCTTCCGGCTTCTGGTAA
- the LOC6503390 gene encoding dihydropyrimidinase 1 isoform X2 — protein sequence MSTSPKPVKKVPIHLQSAQNRVYIKNGEIVNHDKSFKADVYIEDGIIKFVGPSSEITIPGGVRTIDASGLMIIPGGIDPHTHMQLPFGGAVAVDDFYHGTKAAVAGGTTMIIDFVLPNKHESMIEAYDKWRSWADPKVCCDYGLHVGITWWSKSVSEELGILCKELGVNSFKTFMAYKNLYQLNDSDLLDVFERIRGLNGVAMVHAENGDIIAKNTQRLLAEGITGPEGHELSRPEEVEAEAVHRACVLAHQMKTPLFVSGLTSKSSAELVGRARRSGYCVFGETLASSLGRSMSGVPKGDRIYCITSPPIRESAETPRQLMKSLAYDDLQLTGSDNCTFNKEHKALGKGDFTKIPNGVNGVEDRMSLVWEKGVHAGLLDPCRFVAVTSTNAAKIFNIYPQKGRIAVGSDADIVIWNPNATRTISKDTHHHACDFNIFEGMTVHGVCEFVLVRGRICAERGNVRVAEGFGRFIPTPVRPPFVYDIIEGKVQASSEEQQEHQERQNGNVAKRFAELDIQIPVQEPLSAMLAGNLPMPAEGSLCSTPSVRGRVDGKRDLQESSFSISEELDKSGVRACIKVKNPPGGKSSGFW from the exons ATGTCGACTAGCCCGAAACCGGTTAAGAAGGTGCCGATTCATTTGCAGAGCGCCCAGAATCGTGTCTACATTAAAAATG GTGAGATTGTCAATCATGACAAATCCTTCAAAGCGGACGTTTACATCGAAGACGGAATCATCAA GTTTGTGGGTCCATCCTCCGAAATCACGATTCCCGGAGGAGTTCGCACCATCGATGCCAGTGGTCTGATGATCATTCCGGGTGGAATCGATCCCCATACCCACATGCAACTGCCCTTCGGTGGAGCTGTTGCCGTCGATGATTTCTATCATGGAACCAAAGCTGCCGTTGCTGGTGGCACTACCATGATAA TCGATTTTGTGCTGCCCAACAAACATGAGTCGATGATCGAGGCCTACGACAAGTGGCGCAGCTGGGCAGATCCCAAG GTCTGCTGCGACTATGGACTGCATGTGGGCATCACCTGGTGGTCCAAATCGGTGTCTGAGGAGCTTGGTATTTTGTGCAAAGAGCTGGGAGTCAACTCTTTCAAAACATTCATGGCCTACAAGAACCTATACCAG CTAAATGACTCAGATCTCTTGGATGTATTCGAGCGGATTAGAGGGTTAAACGGAGTAGCTATG GTCCATGCCGAAAATGGAGATATCATTGCCAAGAACACGCAACGCCTGCTGGCGGAGGGAATCACAGGACCGGAGGGCCATGAGCTCTCCAGGCCCGAGGAGGTCGAGGCCGAGGCAGTGCACCGCGCATGCGTCCTAGCCCACCAG ATGAAGACGCCGCTCTTTGTATCCGGCCTGACCAGCAAATCCTCTGCGGAACTCGTGGGTCGTGCTCGCCGCAGCGGCTACTGTGTCTTCGGAGAGACGCTGGCCAGCTCCCTGGGCCGCTCCATGAGCGGAGTGCCCAAGGGCGATCGCATTTATTGCATCACCAGTCCACCGATCCGCGAGTCAGCCGAGACCCCCAGGCAGCTGATGAAGTCCCTGGCGTA CGATGACCTGCAGCTGACTGGCAGCGATAACTGCACCTTCAACAAGGAACACAAAGCTTTGGGCAAAGGTGACTTCACCAAGATCCCGAACGGAGTCAATGGTGTGGAGGATCGTATGTCCCTGGTGTGGGAGAAGGGCGTCCATGCCGGGCTCCTGGACCCCTGCCGTTTTGTGGCTGTGACCAGCACGAATGCAGCCAAGATCTTCAACATCTATCCCCAGAAAGGACGCATCG CCGTCGGATCTGATGCGGATATTGTTATCTGGAACCCGAATGCCACACGAACGATTTCAAAGGACACCCACCACCATGCCTGTGACTTCAACATCTTCGAGGGCATGACTGTGCACGGAGTTTGCGAGTTCGTCCTGGTGCGCGGACGCATCTGCGCCGAGCGCGGCAACGTACGGGTGGCGGAGGGCTTCGGAAGGTTCATTCCGACCCCGGTCCGACCTCCATTCGTCTATGACATCATCGAGGGCAAGGTTCAGGCCTCCTCAGAGGAACAGCAGGAGCACCAGGAGCGACAGAACGGAAATGTGGCGAAGCGATTTGCGGAGCTGGACATTCAGATCCCAGTGCAGGAGCCCTTAAGCGCCATGTTGGCTGGCAACCTGCCCATGCCGGCGGAAGGCTCTCTATGCAGCACGCCCTCCGTTCGCGGACGTGTCGACGGAAAGCGTGACTTGCAAGAGTCCTCATTCTCCATAAGCG AGGAGCTTGATAAGTCTGGAGTTCGGGCATGCATTAAGGTAAAGAACCCACCTGGCGGAAAGTCTTCCGGCTTCTGGTAA